In Erigeron canadensis isolate Cc75 chromosome 1, C_canadensis_v1, whole genome shotgun sequence, a single window of DNA contains:
- the LOC122579318 gene encoding histone-lysine N-methyltransferase ATX2-like, with protein MAFSSQLESNNKYPDQDSSPQQQIRPEIDRNQNQRYVPLDLVYSVTSPCSAYSNAMSKKVKARKFIDTHNENDVGLLDIDPKLGRAKPPVVSFYSRKRGSKSGRCGYETYVSNLKAGLDVIVKVEDVEFDDEERALVGCSNSNKKRKTNHELVKLGIDGNGNGNDDDDDDSVCVVDAPRLRGSSRKRNNVNNENSVGSSSSRRRKRKNNNKSDVEKNSDPNEMNEFEEANKSTTTASRTRRWVRLKYDGVEPKKFVGLQCKVYWPLDADWYFGRIEKYDLESHRHHVAYEDGDEELVVLSKERIKFHVSPEEIKSLGLTCDLHCSETDDLDVNEMIVLAANLDDCHDIEPGDIIWAKITGHAVWPAIVLDEAFASIRRGLSKSSGEKSVLVQFFGTHDFARVKTKLVISFLKGLLSSFHLKCKKSDFIRSLEEAKMYLSRQKLPKSMLQLRNGVGTDLGGDSEDEGIDGSKMKSLSTDIVQKFTGSKSCPIIVGDLEVLKLGKLVKDLECLDDAESICPLGYAATRKFPSLSDPSVSSVYKMEVMRDADRKTRPLFRVTTDEGDQFDGPDPSTCWNKIYERIKEMHSSSSEHTQAEGASESFFKSGADMFGFSDPHVLRLIQGTSSSKLTSGRTRNMPAGYRPVHVKWKDLDKCNVCHMDEEYANNLFLQCDKCRMMVHARCYGELEPVDGVLWLCNLCRPGAPEHSPPCCLCPVTGGAMKPTTDGRWAHLACAMWIPETCLADIKKMEPIDGLNRVSKDRWKLLCSICGVPYGACIQCSNNACYVAYHPLCARAAGFCAELADSERLQLVPLEEDEENQCIRLLSFCKRHSPNPTSERTVSDDWMGQIPSQNSDHVRPVNPSGCARCEPYDYSGRRGRKEPEVLAAASMKRAYVENIPYLVGGFCQLEDDVASKPSFGCGKLKNFLLDDHTSIVSMSEKYIYMRTSFRKRLAFGKSAIHGFGIFAKQPHKAGDMVIEYTGEIVRPPIADRREHLIYNSLVGAGTYMFRIDEERVIDATRAGSIAHLINHSCEPNCYSRVISVNGNEHIIIFAKRDIAQWEELTYDYRFFSIDERLPCYCGFPSCRGVVNDIDAEAQMAKLYAPRSELKDYQEE; from the exons ATGGCATTTTCTTCACAATTGGAATCGAATAACAAATACCCAGATCAAGATTCGTCTCCTCAACAACAAATTCGGCCCGAAATCGACCGAAATCAGAACCAAAGGTACGTTCCTCTTGATTTAGTCTACTCTGTTACATCTCCCTGTAGTGCGTATTCGAATGCGATGTCGAAAAAGGTTAAAGCTAGGAAATTTATTGATACCCATAACGAAAACGATGTGGGTTTGCTCGATATTGATCCGAAATTAGGGAGAGCGAAACCGCCGGTTGTTAGTTTTTATTCTAGGAAGAGGGGTAGTAAAAGTGGGAGGTGTGGGTACGAGACTTATGTGTCGAATTTGAAGGCGGGTTTGGATGTGATTGTGAAAGTTGAGGATGTTGAATTTGATGATGAGGAGAGGGCATTGGTTGGTTGTAGTAATAGTAATAAGAAACGGAAGACGAATCACGAGCTTGTTAAGTTAGGGATTGATGGTAATGGTAAtggtaatgatgatgatgatgatgattccgTTTGTGTTGTTGATGCTCCGAGATTGAGAGGATCGTCTAGGAAACGAAATAATGTGAATAATGAGAATAGTGttggtagtagtagtagtagaagaagaaaaaggaaaaataataacaaaagtgATGTGGAGAAGAACAGTGATCCGAATGAAATGAATGAGTTTGAAGAAGCAAATAAGTCTACCACCACTGCAAGCCGGACTAGAAGATGGGTGCG GTTGAAATATGATGGTGTGGAGCCCAAGAAATTTGTGGGATTACAATGCAAG GTTTACTGGCCGTTGGATGCTGATTGGTACTTTGGGCGTATTGAAAAGTATGACTTAGAGAGCCATAGACATCat gttgcatatgaAGACGGTGATGAAGAGCTGGTGGTTCTATCCAAGGAAAGAATTAAATTCCATGTGTCTCCAGAGGAGATAAAAAGTCTAGGGTTGACCTGCGATCTTCATTGTTCAGAAACAGATGACCTTGACGTTAATGAGATGATTGTACTGGCGGCCAATTTGGATGACTGTCATGATATTGAGCCTGGAGACATCATTTGGGCCAAAATTACTG GCCATGCCGTGTGGCCAGCAATCGTGTTGGATGAGGCGTTTGCTAGCATTCGCCGAGGTCTAAGCAAAAGTTCAGGAGAAAAATCAGTTCTTGTACAGTTTTTTGGCACCCATGATTTTGCTAG GGTTAAAACAAAGCTCGTGATCTCATTTCTTAAAGGGCTTCTATCTTCCTTCCAcctgaaatgcaagaaatcGGATTTCATTCGAAGCTTGGAGGAAgcaaaaat GTATCTTAGCAGACAAAAACTTCCAAAAAGTATGTTACAGCTGCGGAATGGTGTTGGCACAGATTTAGGAGGTGATAGTGAAGATGAAGGTATTGATGGCTCAAAGATGAAGTCTTTGAGCACTGACATAGTTCAGAAATTCACAGGCTCTAAAAGCTGCCCTATTATAGTAGGGGATTTGGAAGTGTTAAAGCTTG GTAAGTTAGTTAAAGACCTGGAGTGTCTTGATGATGCCGAATCTATCTGCCCCTTAGGCTATGCAGCTACAAGGAAGTTTCCTTCATTATCAG ATCCAAGTGTATCTTCTGTATATAAGATGGAAGTGATGAGAGATGCTGACAGAAAAACGCGACCATTGTTTAGAGTTACTACCGATGAAGGAGATCAG TTTGATGGGCCGGATCCATCGACGTGCTGGAATAAAATTTATGAAAGGATAAAAGAGATGCACTCAAGCAGTTCTGAACATACACAGGCTGAAGGTGCATCTGAGAGCTTCTTCAAATCTGGTGCCGATATGTTTGGTTTTTCTGATCCCCATGTGTTAAGACTAATACAG GGGACATCGAGTTCGAAGTTGACATCAGGGAGAACACGCAACATGCCAGCTGGTTACAGACCTGTCCATGTTAAATGGAAGGACCTAGATAAGTGCAATGTTTGTCACATGGATGAG GAATATGCCAATAATTTGTTTCTGCAGTGTGATAAGTGCAGAATGATG GTTCATGCTAGATGTTATGGGGAACTGGAACCTGTTGATGGAGTCCTTTGGTTATGCAACTTATGTCGTCCAGGGGCACCTGAACATTCACCCCCTTGCTGTCTTTGTCCAGTTACAG GAGGTGCAATGAAACCTACAACTGACGGACGCTGGGCTCACCTCGCATGTGCTATGTGGATACCAG AAACTTGCTTAGCTGATATCAAGAAAATGGAGCCAATCGATGGGCTGAATAGAGTTAGTAAG GACCGTTGGAAACTTTTATGTAGCATATGTGGTGTCCCTTATGGAGCTTGTATACAG TGTTCAAACAATGCATGTTATGTTGCATACCATCCACTTTGTGCTCGTGCTGCTGGATTTTGTGCCGAG CTTGCAGATTCGGAAAGACTGCAGCTGGTTCCTTTAGAAGAGGACGAGGAGAACCAATGTATTCGGTTATTGTCTTTTTGTAAAAGGCATAGTCCTAATCCTACCTCTGAACGCACTGTTTCTGATGATTGGATGGGGCAAATCCCGAGTCAAAATTCAGATCATGTTCGTCCAGTGAATCCTTCTGGCTGTGCTCGATGTG AGCCTTATGATTATTCTGGGAGAAGAGGAAGAAAAGAGCCTGAAGTCCTTGCTGCTGCATCTATGAAGCGAGCATATGTGGAAAACATACCATATTTGGTGGGTGGATTCTGCCAGCTTGAAGATGATGTAGCCTCTAAGCCGTCTTTTGGCTgtggaaaactaaaaaattttctGCTTGATGATCACACAAGCATTGTTTCGATGTCTGAGAAGTACATATACATGAGAACATCATTTCGAAAGAGATTAGCATTTG GGAAATCTGCGATTCATGGCTTTGGCATCTTTGCAAAACAACCACACAAAGCGGGGGATATG GTGATTGAGTATACTGGTGAAATTGTTAGGCCTCCTATAGCTGACAGAAGAGAACATTTGATATATAACTCATTGGTG GGTGCAGGGACATATATGTTTCGGATTGATGAGGAGCGTGTAATTGATGCCACAAGAGCCGGAAGCATTGCACATTTAATTAATCACTCTTGTGAA CCAAATTGTTATTCAAGAGTTATAAGTGTTAACGGTAATGAACACATAATCATTTTTGCTAAACGGGATATTGCACAGTGGGAAGAGCTGACTTATGATTACCG ATTCTTTTCAATTGATGAACGGCTACCTTGTTATTGTGGTTTTCCAAGTTGCCGGGGTGTAGTTAATGACATTGATGCTGAGGCACAAATGGCCAAGCTATATGCACCCCGCAGTGAGTTAAAAGACTATCAAGAAGAATGA